A window of the Carassius gibelio isolate Cgi1373 ecotype wild population from Czech Republic chromosome B16, carGib1.2-hapl.c, whole genome shotgun sequence genome harbors these coding sequences:
- the LOC127974499 gene encoding zinc-binding protein A33-like isoform X1, which produces MHTNHMKDTNNNFNNSLLGAQKEKLIQAIKKIKHEIDECYEAEKEAFVDALEVENRFEEIEREIRAEFQNLHRFLDEEEETDLERLRKERDRRVKILKEREKKIGMQSRDLEKAIETLNCKLREDDSPKLLKEIKELLKRCEVNFIRPPPIDSEIVFGQFVGPIQYRIWKHMKTSLYPNISTLTFDPETAHPYLTLSAEKNSVSFEEDKVLPNENPDERNPKRFHFYYCVMGSEAFTHGRHYWEVEVKGKTAWRVGVARADIPRGEMDSSSTLNGLWTLSLRNGSITACTHPKPTKVLSYTLPIRIGIFLDCDKEEVSFYNAVTMMPLFSFYIGTVLEPLYPFYNPCDTDEGKNCAPLSIFHPSL; this is translated from the exons ATGCACACAAATCACATGAAGGACACAAACAACAACTTTAACAACTCTCTCCTCGGTGCCCAAAAG GAGAAGCTTATCCAGGCAATTAAGAAGATCAAACATGAAATTGATGAATGTTATGAGGCTGAGAAAGAGGCTTTTGTGGACGCACTGGAGGTCGAG aacagatttgaagagaTAGAGCGTGAAATCCGAGCAGAGTTCCAAAACCTCCATCGTTTCctggatgaggaggaagagacgGATCTGGAGCGGCTAAGGAAGGAAAGGGACAGACGAGTGAAGAtcttaaaagagagagagaaaaagattgGCATGCAGAGTAGAGATCTAGAGAAAGCCATCGAGACGCTGAACTGCAAACTGCGGGAAGATGACAGCCCTAAACTTTTGAAG GAAATCAAAGAGCTTCTGAAAAG ATGTGAGGTGAATTTCATTCGTCCTCCCCCAATAGACAGCGAAATTGTCTTTGGTCAGTTTGTGGGGCCCATTCAGTATCGGATCTggaaacacatgaaaacatcccTCTACCCAA ACATATCCACGTTGACTTTTGACCCTGAAACAGCGCATCCCTACCTAACCCTCTCTGCTGAGAAAAATTCAGTGAGTTTCGAGGAAGACAAGGTGCTGCCTAACGAGAACCCAGATGAAAGGAACCCGAAGCGCTTCCACTTCTATTACTGCGTGATGGGTTCAGAGGCCTTCACTCATGGCCGTCATTACTGGGAGGTGGAGGTGAAAGGCAAGACCGCCTGGCGAGTGGGTGTGGCCAGAGCAGACATCCCCCGGGGAGAGATGGACTCTTCCTCAACGTTAAACGGACTGTGGACACTGTCTCTCAGAAATGGCTCGATCACAGCCTGCACCCACCCAAAGCCCACAAAGGTGCTCTCATACACCCTCCCCATCCGCATTGGCATCTTCCTGGACTGTGATAAAGAGGAGGTTTCTTTCTACAATGCTGTCACTATGATGCCACTCTTCTCATTCTACATAGGGACTGTTCTAGAGCCGCTCTATCCATTCTACAACCCATGTGACACAGATGAAGGAAAGAACTGCGCTCCGCTTTCCATATTTCATCCATCACTCTGA
- the LOC127975394 gene encoding INO80 complex subunit E-like isoform X3, producing MLSEMNGQAEVEVDYKRKYKNLKRKLKFLVYEQECFQEELRRAQRKLLKVSRDKSFLLDRLLQYERVDEESSDSDATVSSDSDGEGARERDREAGKKRRSPGVPPVPSSSSPHLSLLSRSGAVPLQSSAPAQYLNTVVGPLTSSYPAGSGAAGGASGPFSWVPQQMLSEDAAEEEGDSEGESDRGEEERGEGDEAELVIDIPNE from the exons ATGT TATCAGAAATGAACGGGCAAGCTGAAGTAGAGGTGGATTACaagagaaaatacaaaaatctCAAACGCAAATTAAAGTTTCTGGTATAT GAGCAAGAGTGTTTTCAGGAAGAGCTGAGAAGAGCTCAGAGGAAACTATTAAAAGTTTCTAGAGACAAAAG TTTTCTGTTGGACAGACTTTTGCAGTATGAACGGGTGGATGAAGAGTCTTCCG ATTCTGATGCAACTGTTTCCTCCGACAGTGATGGAGAAGgagccagagagagagacagggaagcAGGGAAGAA aaggagGAGTCCTGGGGTTCCTCCCGTCCCGTCGTCCTCATCTCCTCACCTCTCACTCCTGTCCCGCTCTGGTGCGGTTCCTCTCCAGTCATCTGCTCCAGCACAGTATCTCAACACT GTGGTTGGCCCACTCACGTCCAGTTACCCTGCAGGCAGTGGTGCAGCTGGGGGTGCGAGTGGGCCGTTCAGCTGGGTACCACAGCAGATGCTGAGTGAGGATGCAGCCGAGGAGGAGGGGGATAGTGAAGGAGAGAGTGACCGcggagaggaggagaggggagAGGGGGATGAGGCAGAGCTGGTTATTGACATACCCAATGAGTGA
- the LOC127975394 gene encoding INO80 complex subunit E-like isoform X2: protein MNGQAEVEVDYKRKYKNLKRKLKFLVYEQECFQEELRRAQRKLLKVSRDKSFLLDRLLQYERVDEESSDSDATVSSDSDGEGARERDREAGKKRRSPGVPPVPSSSSPHLSLLSRSGAVPLQSSAPAQYLNTLPFPPEYLAPSAERVKKERKTKLAKHRKDGSGKVVGPLTSSYPAGSGAAGGASGPFSWVPQQMLSEDAAEEEGDSEGESDRGEEERGEGDEAELVIDIPNE from the exons ATGAACGGGCAAGCTGAAGTAGAGGTGGATTACaagagaaaatacaaaaatctCAAACGCAAATTAAAGTTTCTGGTATAT GAGCAAGAGTGTTTTCAGGAAGAGCTGAGAAGAGCTCAGAGGAAACTATTAAAAGTTTCTAGAGACAAAAG TTTTCTGTTGGACAGACTTTTGCAGTATGAACGGGTGGATGAAGAGTCTTCCG ATTCTGATGCAACTGTTTCCTCCGACAGTGATGGAGAAGgagccagagagagagacagggaagcAGGGAAGAA aaggagGAGTCCTGGGGTTCCTCCCGTCCCGTCGTCCTCATCTCCTCACCTCTCACTCCTGTCCCGCTCTGGTGCGGTTCCTCTCCAGTCATCTGCTCCAGCACAGTATCTCAACACT TTACCCTTCCCTCCTGAGTATTTGGCTCCCTCTGCTGAGCGagtgaagaaagagagaaaaacaaaactggcCAAACACAGGAAAGACGGTTCAGGGAAG GTGGTTGGCCCACTCACGTCCAGTTACCCTGCAGGCAGTGGTGCAGCTGGGGGTGCGAGTGGGCCGTTCAGCTGGGTACCACAGCAGATGCTGAGTGAGGATGCAGCCGAGGAGGAGGGGGATAGTGAAGGAGAGAGTGACCGcggagaggaggagaggggagAGGGGGATGAGGCAGAGCTGGTTATTGACATACCCAATGAGTGA
- the LOC127975394 gene encoding INO80 complex subunit E-like isoform X4: MNGQAEVEVDYKRKYKNLKRKLKFLVYEQECFQEELRRAQRKLLKVSRDKSFLLDRLLQYERVDEESSDSDATVSSDSDGEGARERDREAGKKRRSPGVPPVPSSSSPHLSLLSRSGAVPLQSSAPAQYLNTVVGPLTSSYPAGSGAAGGASGPFSWVPQQMLSEDAAEEEGDSEGESDRGEEERGEGDEAELVIDIPNE; the protein is encoded by the exons ATGAACGGGCAAGCTGAAGTAGAGGTGGATTACaagagaaaatacaaaaatctCAAACGCAAATTAAAGTTTCTGGTATAT GAGCAAGAGTGTTTTCAGGAAGAGCTGAGAAGAGCTCAGAGGAAACTATTAAAAGTTTCTAGAGACAAAAG TTTTCTGTTGGACAGACTTTTGCAGTATGAACGGGTGGATGAAGAGTCTTCCG ATTCTGATGCAACTGTTTCCTCCGACAGTGATGGAGAAGgagccagagagagagacagggaagcAGGGAAGAA aaggagGAGTCCTGGGGTTCCTCCCGTCCCGTCGTCCTCATCTCCTCACCTCTCACTCCTGTCCCGCTCTGGTGCGGTTCCTCTCCAGTCATCTGCTCCAGCACAGTATCTCAACACT GTGGTTGGCCCACTCACGTCCAGTTACCCTGCAGGCAGTGGTGCAGCTGGGGGTGCGAGTGGGCCGTTCAGCTGGGTACCACAGCAGATGCTGAGTGAGGATGCAGCCGAGGAGGAGGGGGATAGTGAAGGAGAGAGTGACCGcggagaggaggagaggggagAGGGGGATGAGGCAGAGCTGGTTATTGACATACCCAATGAGTGA
- the si:dkeyp-77h1.4 gene encoding uncharacterized protein si:dkeyp-77h1.4 has product MQNLRLLILSVLFYSAFSATLKAQENSRTLFSREDFSILVPADGADVTFRSSVVQDHEKTLMISGKVVDPRAKLNSASSHLILENVGESDEGVYTITSNQNPEDVTRITLYVRDCSNEEIINYGLDFHVLLQNISELVRVGFRNSTVEANQTSLPAIELLNADGTLKENYQERAEITPQKFTLRAVTGADEGSYTISDSIGKVQKKICLNVKAHQIFATLSSGGTLKIDLHMNSSLARLLYIPQSDKHKYLIMDNGELSLPPNVDLEGRLSLEDSLCLLTDVRASDAGVFTVTDHQGFLVSDVHLEIIPYRLPKLYIVIISLVALLVLLLLVCLVSCLVKIRKRAAKARAIEEKAQNAGKVEGDAFRQVVKDACTHQNEEAPALSQKEDITEKSQSTEVSIKGLEVSTKDPSLQERNMETSDSGVGFNTTGLPLDSDTDAPTAAMADSDVLSSSAAPDVKAVPSQAPESKTAPSPPKPSPTTDLKPAPVAKSTAPPPPSPEPKPPVTPEPEPKPAVTPTPEPKPAATPEPKMTISPPPETKPTLSPSPEPKHPVTPEPKPTTEVKPIPSPTPEPPKAVTPTPDAKPAVSPSPEPTPEKAGTPEQKPAASPTPDPKTPDPKVVSPEPKPSSPTPQSKPPVQQILDSKPTTNGTPESKADIMSEPSAPISPGLDVKGITPPKTPDTGKSSVKTPELISSGGLDSAAPNESAPPSSTDGAATN; this is encoded by the exons ATGCAGAATCTAAGGTTGCTCATCTTAAGCGTGCTGTTTTATTCAG CATTCTCTGCAACTCTGAAAG CCCAAGAGAATTCGCGGACTCTGTTTTCTAGGGAAGATTTCTCCATCCTTGTGCCAGCCGATGGAGCTGACGTGACGTTCAGGTCTTCGGTTGTCCAAGATCATGAGAAGACTCTGATGATTTCTGGAAAGGTGGTGGATCCCCGTGCCAAACTCAACTCTGCTTCGAGCCACCTGATCCTGGAGAATGTTGGAGAAAGTGATGAAGGAGTCTACACCATCACATCTAACCAAAATCCAGAGGACGTTACACGCATCACACTCTATGTTAGAG ATTGCTCTAATGAGGAAATCATTAATTACGGCTTAGATTTTCATGTATTGCTGCAAAATATCTCGGAGCTGGTGCGTGTGGGCTTTCGCAATAGCACCGTGGAGGCCAATCAGACGTCATTGCCAGCCATTGAACTGCTGAATGCTGATGGAACGCTCAAGGAGAATTACCAGGAACGCGCTGAGATCACTCCTCAAAAGTTCACTTTGCGTGCCGTTACAGGGGCTGATGAAGGCAGTTACACTATTAGTGATTCCATTGGGAAAGTTCAGAAGAAGATCTGCCTGAACGTGAAAG CACATCAGATATTTGCGACCCTTTCATCCGGTGGCACTCTAAAAATCGACCTGCACATGAATAGCTCTTTAGCTCGCCTTCTGTACATCCCTCAGTCAGATAAACATAAGTATTTGATTATGGATAACGGAGAGCTCAGCCTGCCTCCTAACGTGGATCTTGAGGGTCGTCTGTCTTTGGAGGATTCTTTGTGTCTTCTGACGGATGTGAGGGCCAGCGATGCTGGAGTTTTCACTGTGACTGACCATCAGGGATTCCTGGTGTCTGATGTCCACCTGGAGATAATAC cgTACAGGCTTCCGAAACTCTACATTGTCATCATTTCTCTGGTTGCGCTGTTGGTGTTGCTGCTGTTGGTGTGCTTGGTGTCATGTTTGGTGAAAATACGCAAACGTGCAGCAAAGGCCAGAGCTATTGAGGAGAAAGCCCAGAATGCAGGCAAAGTGGAGGGAGATGCCTTCAGACAG GTTGTCAAAGATGCATGTACCCATCAGAATGAGGAAGCCCCGGCCCTGTCACAGAAAGAAGACATCACTGAGAAATCACAGAGCACAGAGGTCAGCATTAAG GGTTTGGAGGTATCTACTAAAGACCCAAGTCTTCAAGAGAGGAACATGGAGACCAGTGACTCTGGAGTGGGATTCAATACCACTGGGCTCCCCCTTGACAGTGACACTGATGCCCCAACAGCTGCCATGGCAGATTCTGATGTCTTGAGTTCCTCTGCTGCCCCTGATGTCAAAGCCGTTCCCAGTCAAGCTCCAGAGTCAAAGACAGCCCCCTCACCTCCAAAACCATCACCAACCACTGATCTGAAACCAGCACCTGTGGCCAAGTCGACTGCTCCTCCACCACCTTCTCCCGAACCCAAACCACCAGTAACGCCTGAACCTGAACCCAAGCCTGCGGTCACACCAACACCTGAACCCAAACCCGCCGCTACACCTGAACCAAAAATGACCATCTCACCACCACCTGAAACAAAACCGACCTTAAGCCCATCACCAGAACCCAAGCACCCTGTGACACCTGAACCGAAACCAACAACTGAAGTTAAACCAATTCCAAGTCCAACCCCTGAACCTCCAAAAGCAGTAACACCAACTCCTGATGCCAAACCAGCAGTTTCACCTTCTCCTGAACCCACTCCAGAGAAAGCTGGCACCCCTGAACAGAAACCCGCTGCGAGCCCAACACCTGATCCCAAGACTCCGGATCCTAAAGTGGTTTCTCCTGAGCCTAAACCAAGTTCACCTACTCCACAGTCTAAACCACCAGTCCAACAGATTCTCGACTCAAAACCAACCACAAATGGTACCCCTGAATCCAAGGCTGACATCATGTCAGAGCCAAGTGCACCCATATCTCCTGGGCTGGATGTGAAGGGCATCACCCCTCCCAAAACCCCTGATACTGGGAAAAGCTCAGTTAAAACTCCTGAGCTCATCTCCAGTGGAGGTCTAGACTCGGCTGCCCCCAACGAAAGTGCACCACCTTCAAGCACTGATGGAGCTGCCACCAACTGA
- the LOC127974499 gene encoding zinc-binding protein A33-like isoform X2 translates to MKLMNVMRLRKRLLWTHWRSRFEEIEREIRAEFQNLHRFLDEEEETDLERLRKERDRRVKILKEREKKIGMQSRDLEKAIETLNCKLREDDSPKLLKEIKELLKRCEVNFIRPPPIDSEIVFGQFVGPIQYRIWKHMKTSLYPNISTLTFDPETAHPYLTLSAEKNSVSFEEDKVLPNENPDERNPKRFHFYYCVMGSEAFTHGRHYWEVEVKGKTAWRVGVARADIPRGEMDSSSTLNGLWTLSLRNGSITACTHPKPTKVLSYTLPIRIGIFLDCDKEEVSFYNAVTMMPLFSFYIGTVLEPLYPFYNPCDTDEGKNCAPLSIFHPSL, encoded by the exons ATGAAATTGATGAATGTTATGAGGCTGAGAAAGAGGCTTTTGTGGACGCACTGGAGGTCGAG atttgaagagaTAGAGCGTGAAATCCGAGCAGAGTTCCAAAACCTCCATCGTTTCctggatgaggaggaagagacgGATCTGGAGCGGCTAAGGAAGGAAAGGGACAGACGAGTGAAGAtcttaaaagagagagagaaaaagattgGCATGCAGAGTAGAGATCTAGAGAAAGCCATCGAGACGCTGAACTGCAAACTGCGGGAAGATGACAGCCCTAAACTTTTGAAG GAAATCAAAGAGCTTCTGAAAAG ATGTGAGGTGAATTTCATTCGTCCTCCCCCAATAGACAGCGAAATTGTCTTTGGTCAGTTTGTGGGGCCCATTCAGTATCGGATCTggaaacacatgaaaacatcccTCTACCCAA ACATATCCACGTTGACTTTTGACCCTGAAACAGCGCATCCCTACCTAACCCTCTCTGCTGAGAAAAATTCAGTGAGTTTCGAGGAAGACAAGGTGCTGCCTAACGAGAACCCAGATGAAAGGAACCCGAAGCGCTTCCACTTCTATTACTGCGTGATGGGTTCAGAGGCCTTCACTCATGGCCGTCATTACTGGGAGGTGGAGGTGAAAGGCAAGACCGCCTGGCGAGTGGGTGTGGCCAGAGCAGACATCCCCCGGGGAGAGATGGACTCTTCCTCAACGTTAAACGGACTGTGGACACTGTCTCTCAGAAATGGCTCGATCACAGCCTGCACCCACCCAAAGCCCACAAAGGTGCTCTCATACACCCTCCCCATCCGCATTGGCATCTTCCTGGACTGTGATAAAGAGGAGGTTTCTTTCTACAATGCTGTCACTATGATGCCACTCTTCTCATTCTACATAGGGACTGTTCTAGAGCCGCTCTATCCATTCTACAACCCATGTGACACAGATGAAGGAAAGAACTGCGCTCCGCTTTCCATATTTCATCCATCACTCTGA
- the LOC127975394 gene encoding INO80 complex subunit E-like isoform X1, which translates to MLSEMNGQAEVEVDYKRKYKNLKRKLKFLVYEQECFQEELRRAQRKLLKVSRDKSFLLDRLLQYERVDEESSDSDATVSSDSDGEGARERDREAGKKRRSPGVPPVPSSSSPHLSLLSRSGAVPLQSSAPAQYLNTLPFPPEYLAPSAERVKKERKTKLAKHRKDGSGKVVGPLTSSYPAGSGAAGGASGPFSWVPQQMLSEDAAEEEGDSEGESDRGEEERGEGDEAELVIDIPNE; encoded by the exons ATGT TATCAGAAATGAACGGGCAAGCTGAAGTAGAGGTGGATTACaagagaaaatacaaaaatctCAAACGCAAATTAAAGTTTCTGGTATAT GAGCAAGAGTGTTTTCAGGAAGAGCTGAGAAGAGCTCAGAGGAAACTATTAAAAGTTTCTAGAGACAAAAG TTTTCTGTTGGACAGACTTTTGCAGTATGAACGGGTGGATGAAGAGTCTTCCG ATTCTGATGCAACTGTTTCCTCCGACAGTGATGGAGAAGgagccagagagagagacagggaagcAGGGAAGAA aaggagGAGTCCTGGGGTTCCTCCCGTCCCGTCGTCCTCATCTCCTCACCTCTCACTCCTGTCCCGCTCTGGTGCGGTTCCTCTCCAGTCATCTGCTCCAGCACAGTATCTCAACACT TTACCCTTCCCTCCTGAGTATTTGGCTCCCTCTGCTGAGCGagtgaagaaagagagaaaaacaaaactggcCAAACACAGGAAAGACGGTTCAGGGAAG GTGGTTGGCCCACTCACGTCCAGTTACCCTGCAGGCAGTGGTGCAGCTGGGGGTGCGAGTGGGCCGTTCAGCTGGGTACCACAGCAGATGCTGAGTGAGGATGCAGCCGAGGAGGAGGGGGATAGTGAAGGAGAGAGTGACCGcggagaggaggagaggggagAGGGGGATGAGGCAGAGCTGGTTATTGACATACCCAATGAGTGA